One Ctenopharyngodon idella isolate HZGC_01 chromosome 9, HZGC01, whole genome shotgun sequence DNA window includes the following coding sequences:
- the gpbar1 gene encoding G-protein coupled bile acid receptor 1: MDPLDKLSREKLIFYLTVPLSSIIIFSNLFIIVGIACNRQLHNTPNYFFLSLLVADLCTGITLPFIPRMTLDRQLDFKHCMVMYIFPNFLFLSFLFNLVMVHYERYLCIVSPLHHSQFWVHRCFPLALLTVWLPPLLYASLPAFGWNNWVEPNANKSSNPNETQTTVGNSSKDDEVCSYKQVFPKAFIYLEVCGLVLPAMLSIVGMTGRVLWIARKQLQNICKLHRAVDRLQQQQPTDHEQQLNLRYAKCVAAVSLTFLVCWVPYIIYQLMSVTALQGGVSLPSSSLYIIMSCTGIGSMAVIPLILGLANKQYTEPIRRVIRKLRNRWRGGQNNRDITL, from the coding sequence ATGGATCCACTCGACAAGCTGAGCAGAGAGAAGCTGATCTTCTATCTGACTGTTCCACTGTCTTCAATCATCATCTTCTCCAACCTCTTCATTATAGTGGGCATCGCATGCAACCGGCAGCTGCACAACACCCCAAActacttcttcttgagtctgcTGGTGGCCGACTTGTGCACCGGCATCACCCTGCCTTTCATTCCCCGCATGACACTCGACCGGCAGCTGGACTTCAAGCATTGTATGGTGATGTACATCTTCCCCAACTTTCTGTTCTTGTCATTCCTCTTCAACCTGGTGATGGTGCATTACGAGCGCTACCTGTGCATCGTCAGCCCGCTCCACCACAGCCAGTTCTGGGTTCACCGCTGCTTCCCCTTGGCCTTGTTAACAGTTTGGCTCCCGCCGTTGCTCTACGCATCACTTCCTGCCTTTGGATGGAATAATTGGGTTGAACCCAATGCCAACAAGAGCTCTAACCCAAATGAGACGCAAACCACAGTTGGTAACTCCTCCAAAGACGATGAGGTTTGCTCCTACAAACAGGTTTTTCCCAAGGCCTTCATTTATCTGGAAGTGTGCGGACTGGTGCTGCCAGCCATGCTGTCCATTGTCGGCATGACGGGACGGGTGTTGTGGATCGCACGCAAGCAGCTGCAGAACATCTGCAAGCTCCACCGCGCTGTGGACCGtcttcagcagcagcagccgACCGACCACGAGCAGCAGCTTAACCTGCGTTACGCCAAATGCGTGGCCGCCGTGTCCCTCACGTTCTTGGTCTGCTGGGTTCCGTACATCATCTACCAGCTCATGTCCGTGACGGCTCTGCAGGGCGGGGTGAGCTTGCCAAGCTCCTCTCTGTACATCATCATGTCCTGTACGGGAATCGGGAGCATGGCCGTCATTCCACTGATACTGGGACTGGCCAACAAGCAGTACACTGAGCCCATCCGCAGGGTGATCCGTAAACTGAGAAACCGCTGGAGAGGAGGACAGAACAATAGAGATATCACGCTTTGA